A window from Gasterosteus aculeatus chromosome 14, fGasAcu3.hap1.1, whole genome shotgun sequence encodes these proteins:
- the gnaz gene encoding guanine nucleotide-binding protein G(z) subunit alpha, which yields MGCRQSSEEKEAARRSRRIDRHLRSESQRQRREIKLLLLGTSNSGKSTIVKQMKIIHSGGFNLDACKEYKPLILYNAIDSLTRIIRALTTLKIDFHNPDRAYDAVQLFALTGPAESKGEITLELQGVMKRLWADSGVQECFQRSNEYHLEDNTAYYLNDLDRISALEFIPTVEDILRSRDMTTGIVENKFTFKELTFKMVDVGGQRSERKKWIHCFEGVTAIIFCVELSGYDLKLYEDNQTSRMAESLRLFDSICNNNWFTNTSLILFLNKKDLLAEKIKRIPLTVCFPDYKGQNTYEEAAVYVQRQFEDLNRNKETKEIYSHFTCATDTSNIQFVFDAVTDVIIQNNLKYIGLC from the exons ATGGGATGCCGTCAGAGCTCGGAGGAGAAGGAAGCGGCGCGGCGTTCGCGGCGAATCGACCGCCACTTGCGCTCAGAGAGTCAGCGGCAGCGGCGTGAGATCAAGCTGCTGTTGCTGGGCACCAGCAACTCGGGCAAGAGCACCATCGTGAAGCAGATGAAGATCATCCACAGTGGAGGGTTCAACCTGGACGCCTGCAAGGAGTACAAGCCCCTCATCCTGTACAACGCCATCGACTCGCTCACCCGCATCATCCGCGCACTCACCACCCTCAAGATCGACTTCCACAATCCCGACCGCGCCTACGACGCCGTGCAGCTCTTCGCCCTGACGGGGCCGGCCGAGAGCAAAGGGGAGATCACTCTGGAGTTGCAGGGCGTCATGAAGCGTCTGTGGGCCGACTCCGGGGTCCAGGAGTGCTTTCAACGATCCAACGAGTACCACTTAGAGGACAACACCGCCTACTACCTGAACGACCTGGACCGCATCTCCGCGCTTGAGTTCATCCCGACCGTAGAGGACATCCTGAGGTCCCGCGACATGACCACCGGCATCGTGGAGAACAAGTTCACCTTCAAGGAGCTCACCTTCAAGATGGTGGACGTGGGCGGGCAGCGTTCGGAGAGAAAGAAGTGGATCCACTGCTTTGAGGGCGTGACTGCAATCATTTTCTGTGTCGAGCTAAGTGGCTACGACCTCAAACTCTACGAGGACAACCAGACG AGCCGCATGGCCGAGAGCTTGCGCCTGTTCGACTCCATCTGCAACAACAACTGGTTTACCAACACGTcgctcatcctcttcctcaacaAGAAGGACCTGCTGGCTGAGAAGATCAAACGCATTCCTCTGACAGTGTGCTTCCCCGACTACAAAGGTCAGAACACCTACGAAGAGGCAGCCGTGTACGTGCAACGGCAGTTCGAGGACCTCAACCGCAACAAGGAGACCAAGGAGATCTATTCGCACTTCACCTGCGCCACTGACACCAGCAACATCCAGTTCGTGTTCGACGCCGTCACGGACGTGATCATCCAGAACAATCTGAAGTACATTGGGCTGTGCTAG